A section of the Humulus lupulus chromosome 2, drHumLupu1.1, whole genome shotgun sequence genome encodes:
- the LOC133814409 gene encoding uncharacterized protein LOC133814409, producing the protein MSLQMADSSVKHPRGIVEDVLVKVDKFIFPADFIILDMGEDENIPIIFGMPFSATARALIDLRKGELKLRVQKEDVTFNVFAATEVPICCRVDVVESEGDKLEVTKKKSMVKGGKRAVR; encoded by the coding sequence ATGTCTTTGCAAATGGCAGATAGCTCAGTAAAGCATCCgaggggtattgttgaggatgttcTAGTAAAGGTGGACAAATTCATCTTCCCTGcagattttattattcttgatatgggggaagatgaaaatattccaattatTTTTGGAATGCCATTTTCAGCAACTGCTAGGGCCTTAATAGATTTGCGAAAAGGTGAGTTGAAGTTACGAGTGCAAAAAGAAGAtgtaacatttaatgtttttgcagcaacagAGGTTCCAAtttgttgtagagttgatgtggtggAAAGTGAGGGTGATAAGCTGGAAGTTACTAAGAAGAAGTCCATGGTTAAAGGTGGAAAGCGAGCAGTTCGTTAG